The proteins below come from a single Mya arenaria isolate MELC-2E11 chromosome 6, ASM2691426v1 genomic window:
- the LOC128237175 gene encoding uncharacterized protein LOC128237175 has product MDPNTSTVDLYGDIDEMYTSQTSTTQVLDTSQNTDLYSGTDVPSDAPEDEVDSGVKGHHNDLDLYDDLITEEVQQKAESHQEMLKRFEEAMSMVKRLESENQVLRKSVKKQEMSCRDLQKNFSSLLVTARGEISRKEREINDLRKSMAKFPGKRHGNPPPFKPTSDSSITSLDSSFEPMFVSSPSNRAQDRLQCIKPNSSSRSKEMDRLHSKESSSPSRERARDRLHNKDSNSLSGDRARDRLQSRDSNCPSGGRAKDRLHSNSPSRERARDKLQSRDSNSSSRERTKGRIQSRDSSSPSGDRRSEMSQPSRKGQLSPSKRDAIGKQKVDKIAQERERLTAAYSQKDNKVKRNIENSGKTTNIDKSEGENVQNIEPRTKVNEVISQDSDDEVVKFDGNVTETLFTRRIREKLHEEKKEKIKEMNAKSEKVDRNKLDTNGESSEKNMYKEDHLNSIQLDKEKKPSSHETVMNDNQPGRKDIDETIKENSKGERKTCEIVQMKDLNSANLTLSSDIDKGVRNSNVSNETRSSRLKVNASLMKDSSLKSASPHVVETGKNNDPQAKLVSEVKPVSKEILTFDLREKLKQRREQTQTDIPSISKTLRNEHCKTSIKIPPISTKCKENAICEDEEKTVSKKYISAETNEVKKKTVEKINSQSKLKDTDLSKEKAFLDSLKSFVVKEKKTLTVKLALASDQSNAVKVKNVGSPLKHNSRNVVSYSDFDGEIDRTVDTTGERNEKVKTTDVDSSMTQSIDLESTVCDETLNYVDVDSQRNETSKKVNTGMSSTFEKEDMDFDDTCNEAVTKNNDHVDTGLEVTGNNDKVKLNKTELSTDASIQDSDHLEEVESVGVRRSTRLNSKRNSSETTLGENMDSCDRLKIGSSEKITQIKSPTFGRQNSRRKSSESQKLSPKMTVKTETILSLTSVEQQGTITYIVKTNDTDTDLVYTKECGNTGTSINDLEAEKERQGNTCTVAQTAEKELKTGETSDKVKKDVVNKTESTKLDSGLTLSDAEKIKEDETASQSEGSMPEHKDTSAKSVSENKGLVDETPASLEISACSKKSSCHKPNCTIKISHLHPGTPRKISKLVASAQKVSESKKDFEIKSDMTSMSSKTSTSKCLVGNITVQSVEKSKDNGHVTDESLVVVKGKEPEIKSYNIKDSAKEKAIQQVELKGVKATAKEPITVKRSLVVDVDSTKMSESSSSDSEGDSSSSKSSSSKSSSKSSSSKTSLKSSSSRKSKSGSSSSSSTSSYSSSSDSSSSGSEKDEKQLAKRKAIVNKDLRGKPEEEIAVMSEMDISEGLEEQAIVTKLSENVEKSNTEVDKGQARLIEEDNDRIKDRCTPCSKNNIKNSQRADISNEIQIQKEGITPNLDLKGNNHVNEETKQSVKPDHEQIVNSVLIENNSLDIVENTNLDVNSELKNNHEQREYTNQRILKTNIKAVVPEDRKVRSPEYFATPIHAKGLPMDKLEVETIKTPGSNHSVLNQSADRSPLLLRLLSACQEELQRKKRLSGNKVGELEKEEVKTRESETDVDKLDSAEELIINKQVDMEVDEVSEAPSIVSQGFNVRDTEIGGVDSEMNSASVSPSGTVDVLTPPQEKIAAPKQNGRDTFIDKNKAELSENKPGPGLKIFSKDLFGSNLSLSPSASVKSSRSSSVSSTKSSSSVSSSSSGSSHSSSRSSSSGSGSYSSSSYSISESSDSEKECEVESKSNSKRNSDEKVLKDMKKRDVTLEKNELREGHFSQIEKQANNQLRTDKSQNTDEISKKNTLKKNRGKASIEINNMFQGRKKRSDKVSNNSGTTTTMATELNKIDKKTIDGLDKSQKPKALKISMLDVTNTLSQDGMSNPYVEEDEAPAFMLPDKSSPIKGENQRKTRKKKSPVSGQTKSSAQQNESMKENNTNTNLTKEATCTIKGKKESNSIKGEDSKETDVKSQKIITEPKLLNKKKSQKLSSESKSKLNMDVIKSDKRTDVAEKSQTDVYKIQTSTMPENVEEVLPLETEELERESMGSPKSVKLTADEKHRKDECLRRSPRFKPSSILSIPRSEKPNADRQKNNDEITEAKKLPERTSPRKKFHSCENKRLPHVLLSEPDTKSDNRKIGSKKPIKSKSNESVKPKEMLTAGTSPGKSATVDKSIHDANEVISNSSNQDNKVKRVSSDSLKENLESDFLREIEEITSDQAMNFLDKGKKRVKSGNQNNKEPLEAFGKQFADIQKTVLSDAKKQKFNNESYRDTSKEYIDKLLTETLKLKDTSNKNQVKSRTVAPVLINSTADSLKTDEKGASDKISNIENIKGKTLPGIILPNVQSGVLKKFTIPKLKKAKREEKDSRTQVKQKDNERKHERPVSVKTSSRRTHSPRERSKYDTFSRDDGSKRKVLSPRKRDLHHNKTRHHSESSDSGREDVRRKRDTDKLVSVLFGGDTVNDKRSRSSLDNRKPNQNERTRDMDKNTVKSLQNSRKDSNNSGNRGHSSKDSKTVVASDRQKEERHINNTKGGQNEKEDKPVRYEKKTEIADGHEMETIDSTKDNQGKSDNQAKSDIREDRNSEKSEENVKSNKNSVEKKLSKSYHRHEEEESEMKNTRKENVYLDKAPRHVKGNRKTTPVKKSPRKLIISDKLFKSPLKKDHKQKNDAKLKLCYKNGAVKSITSEESIIKKPELQEQAVDILLLDENTMDCFDYDDDMCLDNSTIVDNDFKKSNDIQIEKSQTHRNEESHSDLESESVSISESGSGELSSSNSEVEIETEEKMDIKRPTVSIDNKIKEGMQIHTPKATRECITYDDGLFDVEDELEYDNTPKKRSSKKTLNSFERTSNFSPVKFPSRFEETSKNSESTCKCANKRCVHKRGIDVKSGSVIKSRLGGRKGSSSDIDSCSDINTPPRARRRYRDKFNPNVVPDQRRTPRSKLSRLHRRHSERDRHYRERHNRSSVSRTPSPRTRPERYRSGHGRRISRSFSPVCKRRRSRSFTPKKRLEKYRKRDHRSKDAVEDIGKSEDDSLSTSRLRKEGIGKTKYLDQRRKSFERRDVLRNQRRRESYKRYSSASDESEINSDSQIKRRKSRAKPDKRDIDPLSTDGSETELNMVKSKAIPDNSSSDDERFCRSKFENDKHSQDRPSDDKSRSKRETHETSRRDESRYSIKSRKRRHSSVDRSPLGPRSRSGARKRHKRASLSESDSDKGTESRRGRVYHESDSDETKKKGTRKDRARQR; this is encoded by the coding sequence CCTACCTCAGACTCCAGTATTACCTCCCTTGACTCCTCCTTTGAGCCAATGTTTGTGTCCAGCCCTTCTAATAGAGCACAGGATAGATTACAATGCATAAAGCCGAATAGTTCTTCAAGAAGCAAAGAAATGGATAGATTACATAGCAAAGAATCAAGCAGTCCTTCAAGAGAAAGAGCAAGGGATAGATTACATAATAAGGATTCTAATAGTCTTTCAGGAGATAGAGCAAGGGATAGATTACAAAGTAGGGATTCTAATTGTCCTTCAGGAGGTAGAGCAAAAGATAGATTACATAGTAATAGTCCTTCAAGAGAAAGGGCAAGGGATAAATTACAAAGTAGGGATTCTAATAGTTCTTCAAGAGAAAGAACAAAGGGTAGAATACAAAGTAGGGATTCTAGTAGTCCTTCAGGAGACAGAAGAAGTGAAATGAGCCAACCGTCAAGAAAAGGTCAACTTAGTCCTAGTAAGAGAGATGCAATAGGAAAACAAAAGGTGGATAAAATTGCTCAAGAAAGAGAAAGACTTACTGCTGCATATTCACAGAAAGATAATAAGGTGAAAAGAAACATTGAGAATTCCGGTAAAACAACCAACATTGACAAGTCTGAAGGTGAAAATGTTCAGAATATTGAGCCAAGGACAAAAGTGAATGAAGTAATAAGTCAGGACAGTGATGATGAAGTTGTAAAGTTTGATGGAAATGTAACTGAGACTTTGTTCACTAGGAGAATAAGGGAAAAGTTACATGAGgagaaaaaggaaaaaataaaagaaatgaatgcAAAATCTGAAAAAGTTGATAGAAACAAGCTAGACACAAATGGTGAAAGTAGTGAAAAGAATATGTATAAAGAAGATCATTTGAATTCAATACAACTGGACAAAGAAAAGAAACCATCTAGTCATGAGACAGTTATGAATGATAATCAGCCAGGCAGGAAAGACATTGATGAgacaataaaagaaaacagtaaAGGTGAAAGAAAAACCTGTGAAATTGTGCAAATGAAAGACTTGAATTCTGCTAATCTAACTTTATCTTCTGACATTGACAAGGGTGTAAGAAACAGTAATGTATCTAATGAAACTAGAAGTTCTAGATTAAAAGTTAATGCTAGCCTCATGAAAGATAGCAGTTTAAAAAGTGCCAGTCCACATGTGGTTGAAACTGGTAAAAACAATGATCCACAAGCAAAACTAGTATCCGAGGTAAAACCTGTGTCAAAAGAAATCTTAACATTTGATTTGAGAGAAAAGCTTAAGCAAAGGAGAGAACAAACCCAGACAGATATACCATCAATTTCAAAGACATTAAGAAATGAACATTgcaaaacatcaattaaaataccTCCCATAAGCAccaaatgtaaagaaaatgcaaTCTGTGAAGATGAAGAAAAAACTGTTTCAAAGAAATACATTTCAGCTGAAACCAATGAAGTGAAGAAGAAAActgtagaaaaaataaattctcAAAGTAAATTAAAAGATACTGATTTATCAAAAGAGAAGGCATTTCTTGACAGCTTAAAGTCATTTGTAGTTAAAGAGAAGAAAACACTAACAGTGAAACTTGCTCTAGCTTCAGATCAATCCAATGCTGTTAAAGTGAAAAATGTAGGGTCACCACTAAAACATAACTCAAGAAATGTAGTAAGCTATTCCGACTTTGATGGTGAAATAGATAGAACTGTTGATACAACTggtgaaagaaatgaaaaggtAAAAACTACAGATGTTGATTCCTCAATGACCCAAAGTATTGATTTGGAGAGTACAGTATGTGATGAAACATTGAATTACGTTGATGTTGATAGTCAGAGAAATGAAACTTCAAAGAAAGTAAACACAGGAATGTCTTCAACTTTCGAAAAAGAAGATATGGATTTTGATGACACTTGTAATGAAGCggttacaaaaaataatgaccATGTTGACACTGGTCTTGAGGTTACTGGCAACAATGATAAAGTAAAACTGAACAAAACAGAATTGAGCACAGATGCTAGCATACAAGATAGTGATCATTTAGAAGAAGTTGAAAGCGTTGGTGTTAGAAGATCAACAAGACTTAATAGCAAAAGAAACTCATCAGAAACCACATTGGGTGAAAATATGGATTCCTGTGATAGGTTGAAAATTGGCAGCTCTGAAAAAATTACTCAGATAAAAAGTCCAACATTTGGTAGACAAAATTCAAGAAGAAAATCATCAGAAAGTCAGAAACTGTCTCCTAAAATGACTGTTAAAACAGAAACTATTTTATCATTGACCTCAGTTGAACAGCAGGGTACAATCACATATATTGTGAAAACTAATGACACTGATACAGACCTAGTATATACAAAAGAGTGTGGAAACACTGGCACTAGTATTAATGATTTAGAGGCTGAAAAGGAAAGGCAaggaaatacatgtacagttgcTCAAACTGCGGAGAAAGAGCTTAAAACTGGTGAAACATCTGATAAAGTGAAAAAAGATGTTGTAAATAAGACAGAGAGTACAAAACTTGACAGTGGGTTGACCCTTTCAGATGCAGAAAAGATAAAAGAAGATGAAACTGCTTCTCAAAGTGAAGGTTCAATGCCTGAACATAAAGATACTTCTGCTAAAAGTGTGTCTGAGAACAAAGGGCTTGTCGATGAGACACCTGCTTctttggaaataagtgcttgttCGAAGAAAAGCTCTTGTCACAAGCCTAattgtacaattaaaataaGTCATCTGCATCCAGGAACACCAAGAAAAATAAGCAAATTGGTTGCAAGTGCTCAGAAAGTGTCAGAATCCAAAAAAGATTTCGAGATTAAATCGGACATGACAAGTATGTCAAGTAAGACATCTACAAGTAAATGCTTAGTTGGAAATATAACAGTGCAGTCTGTGGAGAAAAGTAAAGATAATGGCCATGTTACAGATGAATCTTTAGTGGTTGTTAAGGGAAAGGAACCAGAAATCAAGAGTTATAACATTAAGGACTCTGCAAAGGAAAAAGCCATTCAACAAGTTGAACTGAAGGGAGTTAAAGCTACTGCAAAAGAACCAATAACTGTTAAAAGAAGTCTGGTAGTAGATGTTGACTCAACTAAAATGTCTGAATCAAGTTCTTCAGACAGTGAGGGTGATTCTTCATCttcaaaatcatcatcatctaaaTCTTCATCAAAATCATCTAGTtccaaaacatcattaaaatccTCATCATCAAGAAAGTCTAAAAGTGGTTCAAGCTCTTCATCTTCTACATCTAGCTATAGTTCGTCTTCTGACTCTAGCTCATCAGGCTCTGAGAAAGATGAAAAACAACTGGCTAAGAGGAAAGCTATTGTGAATAAGGATTTAAGAGGAAAGCCAGAGGAGGAAATAGCTGTGATGTCTGAAATGGACATAAGTGAAGGTTTGGAAGAGCAAGCCATAGTGACAAAGTTATCTGAAAATGTTGAGAAAAGCAACACTGAAGTGGACAAAGGACAGGCCAGATTAATTGAAGAAGACAATGACAGGATAAAGGATAGATGTACTCCTTGttcaaaaaacaatataaagaaCTCGCAAAGAGctgatatttcaaatgaaatacaaatcCAAAAAGAAGGTATAACTCCAAATCTAGATTTAAAAGGGAATAATCATGTTAATGAAGAAACCAAACAAAGTGTAAAGCCTGATCATGAACAAATTGTAAACAGTGTTTTGATAGAGAATAATAGTCTTGATATAGTCGAGAACACAAACCTAGATGTTAACTCTGAATTAAAGAACAACCATGAACAAAGAGAATACACCAATCAACGCATTTTAAAAACTAACATTAAGGCAGTGGTTCCAGAAGATAGGAAGGTGAGAAGTCCAGAATATTTTGCAACACCAATACATGCTAAAGGACTTCCAATGGATAAATTAGAAGTTGAAACCATCAAAACACCTGGATCAAACCATAGCGTATTGAATCAATCAGCAGATCGATCCCCCCTGTTACTTCGACTTCTGAGTGCCTGCCAGGAAGAACTTCAAAGGAAAAAAAGATTGTCTGGGAACAAAGTTGGAGAGCTTGAGAAAGAAGAAGTGAAAACTAGAGAAAGTGAAACTGACGTTGACAAGTTGGATAGTGCTGAagaattaattattaataagcAGGTGGATATGGAAGTTGATGAAGTTTCTGAAGCACCATCGATTGTTTCTCAGGGATTTAATGTTAGAGATACAGAAATTGGTGGAGTAGATTCAGAAATGAATTCTGCAAGTGTTTCACCAAGTGGAACTGTTGATGTACTTACTCCACCACAAGAAAAGATAGCTGCACCTAAACAAAATGGTAGAGATACATTTATCGACAAAAACAAAGCAGAATTATCCGAAAATAAACCTGGACCAGGGCTTAAAATTTTTAGCAAAGATTTGTTTGGAAGCAATTTATCATTGTCACCATCTGCATCAGTTAAGTCTTCTAGGTCATCGTCAGTTTCATCGACAAAGTCATCTTCCAGTGTATCTTCATCATCTAGTGGAAGCTCACATAGTTCATCGAGGTCATCCTCATCTGGATCAGGATCTTATTCCAGTTCAAGTTATTCAATTTCAGAAAGTAGTGATAGCGAAAAAGAATGTGAAGTAGAGAGTAAGTCGAACTCTAAAAGAAATAGTGATGAGAAAGTTTTAAAGGATATGAAGAAGCGTGATGTTACCTTAGAAAAAAACGAATTGAGGGAAGGACATTTTTCGCAAATAGAAAAACAAGCAAATAATCAGTTGCGAACAGATAAAAGCCAAAACACTGATGAAAtcagcaaaaaaaatactttaaagaaGAACAGGGGTAAAGCTtccattgaaataaataatatgtttcaaGGCAGAAAGAAAAGGTCTGATAAAGTTTCCAATAATTCAGGAACGACAACAACAATGGCAACTGAATTGAATAAGATTGATAAAAAGACTATTGATGGATTAGACAAAAGCCAAAAACCTAAAGCTCTAAAGATTTCCATGTTAGATGTCACTAACACACTCTCACAAGATGGTATGTCCAATCCATATGTAGAAGAGGATGAAGCACCAGCATTTATGCTACCAGACAAGTCTAGTCCTATAAAAGGTGAGAATCAACGGAAGACTAGGAAGAAAAAGAGCCCTGTAAGTGGACAAACTAAATCATCTGCTCAGCAAAATGAATCAATGAAAGAGAATAATACAAATACTAATCTTACAAAGGAAGCCACCTGTACAATTAAGGGAAAAAAGGAATCCAATAGCATTAAAGGTGAAGATAGCAAGGAAACAGATGTAAAAAGTCAGAAGATTATAACTGAACCTAAACTATTGAATAAGAAAAAATCACAAAAGTTATCCTCTGagtcaaaatcaaaattgaacATGGATGTGATCAAAAGTGACAAGAGAACTGATGTAGCAGAAAAATCACAAACAGatgtatataaaattcaaaCGAGTACTATGCCAGAAAATGTCGAGGAAGTATTACCCCTAGAAACTGAAGAACTTGAAAGAGAATCTATGGGAAGCCCTAAATCTGTTAAACTAACTGCTGATGAAAAGCATAGGAAAGATGAATGTTTAAGAAGAAGTCCTAGATTTAAACCCAGCAGTATATTATCTATACCAAGAAGTGAAAAACCAAATGCTGACAGGCAAAAGAATAACGATGAAATAACTGAAGCTAAGAAACTACCTGAAAGAACAAGTCCAAGAAAGAAGTTTCATAgttgtgaaaataaaagattacCACATGTTCTGTTAAGTGAACCAGACACTAAATCAGACAATAGAAAAATTGGAAGTAAGAAACCGATCAAATCAAAGTCTAATGAATCAGTAAAGCCAAAAGAAATGCTTACTGCCGGAACAAGTCCTGGAAAGAGTGCTACAGTTGACAAAAGCATTCATGATGCAAATGAAGTAATAAGCAACAGTTCAAATCAGGATAATAAAGTAAAGAGAGTGAGTTCTGATTCACTGAAAGAAAATCTAGAAAGTGACTTCTTAAGGGAAATTGAGGAAATTACTTCTGATCAGGCAATGAATTTCCTTGATAAAGGAAAGAAACGTGTCAAATCTGGGAATCAGAACAATAAAGAACCATTGGAAGCCTTCGGAAAGCAGTTTGCTGATATACAGAAAACTGTGTTAAGTGATGCAAAGAAACAAAAGTTTAATAATGAAAGTTACAGAGACACTTCCAAAGAGTATATTGATAAACTGTTGACTGAAACCTTGAAATTGAAAGATACCTCCAACAAAAATCAAGTTAAAAGTCGCACTGTTGCACCTGTATTGATCAATTCAACAGCAGACAGTCTAAAAACAGATGAAAAGGGGGCAAGTGATAAGATATCGaacattgaaaacataaaaGGCAAAACTTTGCCTGGTATAATTCTTCCAAATGTGCAATCCGGTGTATTAAAGAAATTTACAATACCTAAGTTGAAGAAAGCAAAGAGAGAAGAAAAGGACAGCAGAACTCAAGTAAAGCAGAAGGATAATGAGAGAAAACATGAAAGACCAGTGTCTGTGAAGACATCATCCAGAAGAACACACAGCCCAAGAGAGCGGTCAAAATATGATACTTTCTCAAGAGATGATGGATCTAAAAGAAAGGTACTTTCACCTAGAAAGAGAGATTTGCACCATAATAAAACTAGGCACCATTCAGAGTCAAGTGACAGTGGAAGGGAAGATGTTCGAAGAAAGCGTGATACAGACAAACTTGTTAGTGTTTTGTTTGGTGGTGATACAGTCAATGATAAGAGATCTAGATCATCACTTGACAACCGCAAACCAAATCAAAATGAGAGAACTAGAGATATGGATAAGAACACTGTGAAATCTCTGCAAAATTCCAGAAAGGATAGCAATAATTCAGGAAATAGAGGACATTCTTCAAAAGATTCTAAAACTGTAGTTGCAAGTGATAGGCAAAAAGAAGAAAGACACATTAACAACACTAAAGGGGGCCAAAATGAGAAAGAAGACAAACCTGTAAGATATGAGAAAAAGACAGAGATTGCTGATGGTCATGAAATGGAGACAATTGATAGTACGAAAGACAATCAAGGCAAGAGTGACAACCAAGCCAAATCAGACATAAGAGAGGACAGAAATAGTGAAAAGTCAgaagaaaatgtaaaatcaaataaaaatagtgtAGAAAAGAAATTGTCAAAGAGTTATCACAGACATGAGGAAGAAGaaagtgaaatgaaaaatactagaaaagaaaatgtttatttggaTAAAGCTCCTCGGCATGTCAAAGGCAACAGAAAGACTACTCCTGTAAAGAAAAGTCCGAGAAAATTGATTATATCTGATAAATTGTTTAAGTCTCCGTTGAAGAAAGATCATAAGCAAAAAAATGATGCAAAGTTAAAGCTCTGTTACAAAAATGGTGCTGTCAAATCAATTACTTCAGAAGAGAGTATAATTAAGAAGCCTGAACTCCAGGAACAAGCTGTAGATATTCTGTTGCTTGATGAGAACACAATGGATTGTTTCGACTATGATGATGACATGTGTCTTGATAACTCTACAATAGTTGACAATGACTTCAAAAAGTCCAATgatattcaaattgaaaaatCTCAAACTCATAGAAATGAGGAATCACATTCTGACCTTGAGAGTGAATCTGTATCCATATCTGAATCAGGTAGTGGTGAATTAAGTTCTAGTAATTCTGAGGTAGAAATTGAAACCGAGGAAAAGATGGACATTAAAAGACCTACAGTGTCTATCgataataaaatcaaagaaGGAATGCAAATTCATACTCCAAAAGCTACTAGGGAATGTATAACCTATGATGATGGTTTGTTTGACGTTGAAGATGAGTTAGAATATGATAACACTCCTAAGAAACGCAGCTCCAAAAAGACTTTGAACTCCTTTGAAAGAACATCTAATTTTAGCCCTGTTAAGTTTCCATCGAGATTTGAAGAGACTTCAAAAAATAGTGAGTCTACATGTAAATGCGCTAATAAAAGATGTGTTCATAAAAGAGGCATAGACGTTAAATCTGGTTCAGTCATTAAGTCCAGACTTGGTGGGAGAAAAGGGAGCTCGAGTGATATAGATTCTTGCAGTGATATTAACACACCACCAAGAGCTAGAAGGAGATACAGAGATAAATTCAACCCAAATGTAGTTCCTGACCAGAGAAGAACTCCTCGTAGCAAGCTTTCAAGATTACATCGTAGACATTCTGAAAGAGACCGACATTACAGGGAAAGACATAACAGATCATCTGTTTCAAGAACACCTTCACCGAGAACCAGGCCAGAAAGGTATAGAAGTGGTCATGGTAGAAGAATATCAAGATCATTTTCACCTGTGTGTAAGAGAAGACGGTCAAGGTCGTTTACACCCAAGAAAAGATTAGAAAAATATCGAAAAAGAGATCACAGATCAAAAGATGCTGTTGAAGATATTGGTAAATCTGAAGATGATTCTCTATCAACCAGTAGGTTAAGAAAAGAAGGGATAGGTAAGACTAAATATTTAGATCAAAGAAGAAAAAGCTTTGAAAGAAGGGATGTGTTAAGAAATCAAAGAAGACGTGAAAGTTATAAGAGATATAGTTCTGCCAGTGATGAATCAGAAATTAATAGtgatagtcaaattaaaaggaGAAAAAGTAGAGCTAAACCCGATAAAAGGGACATTGACCCGTTATCAACGGATGGCAGTGAAACTGAATTGAATATGGTAAAGAGCAAAGCTATACCAGACAATAGCTCATCCGATGATGAAAGATTTTGTAGAAGCAAGtttgaaaatgacaaacataGCCAAGACAGACCATCTGATGATAAGTCTAGAAGTAAAAGAGAAACACATGAGACCTCAAGAAGAGATGAAAGTAGATACAGTATTAAGTCTAGAAAAAGAAGACATTCTTCTGTGGATAGATCACCTCTTGGTCCAAGATCAAGGTCAGGCGCTAGAAAACGCCACAAGCGGGCATCTTTGTCAGAGTCTGATTCAGATAAAGGGACAGAGTCAAGAAGGGGTAGAGTTTATCATGAAAGTGACTCTGATGAGACCAAAAAGAAAGGAACAAGGAAAGACCGTGCAAGACAAAGATAA